The following proteins come from a genomic window of Edaphobacter sp. 4G125:
- a CDS encoding c-type cytochrome — translation MHWLPRPFGRCVSFASAILLTATLAGCRQDMHDQPKFFPQRGTSFYADGRSVRPQVVNTVARSQGEAGSYFMTGMVDGAEGDGMPYKVTLPVLERGQERYNVYCTPCHSRVGNGKGMIVQRGYYAATSFHSYRLRQAPLGHFFNVISNGYGAMPDYAAQIRPEDRWAIAAYIRALQLSQNAAGTDVPSGARVVPISAVEESNGFSSDFLNPWVGSAGSSTSSAPAVASAPAISATTSVTASAKAPETVPAKAAAQPPVAVTKSAKNIEVASATAPAAPQAAAPEKPAAKGDASHGKEVYGTNCSMCHQPTRAGMPPVFPSLIGVVDRVGEKHVRTVAKEGIPDAKPPMPPHPNLTDKDLDDLLAFLKTKP, via the coding sequence ATGCATTGGCTTCCCCGACCGTTTGGCCGTTGTGTTTCTTTTGCGAGCGCGATCCTGCTTACAGCCACTCTTGCGGGCTGTCGTCAGGACATGCATGACCAACCTAAGTTCTTTCCGCAGCGCGGAACAAGTTTTTACGCCGACGGACGCTCGGTGCGTCCGCAGGTCGTCAACACCGTGGCACGCTCTCAAGGAGAGGCCGGAAGCTACTTCATGACCGGCATGGTGGATGGAGCCGAGGGCGACGGTATGCCCTACAAGGTGACACTGCCTGTGCTGGAGCGCGGCCAGGAGCGCTATAACGTCTACTGCACGCCCTGCCACTCGCGTGTCGGCAATGGTAAGGGAATGATTGTGCAACGCGGTTATTATGCAGCGACCAGCTTCCACTCCTATCGCCTGCGCCAGGCTCCGCTGGGCCACTTCTTCAATGTGATTAGCAATGGCTATGGCGCTATGCCGGATTATGCTGCCCAGATTCGTCCCGAGGATCGCTGGGCAATCGCTGCTTATATCCGCGCTCTACAGTTGAGCCAGAACGCCGCTGGAACCGATGTTCCCTCGGGCGCACGGGTCGTTCCCATCAGCGCCGTCGAGGAGAGCAACGGATTTTCGAGCGACTTTCTGAATCCGTGGGTAGGGTCCGCCGGTTCATCGACATCGAGCGCACCGGCAGTGGCTTCGGCCCCTGCGATCTCCGCCACGACGTCAGTAACGGCATCCGCGAAAGCTCCGGAGACTGTTCCGGCAAAGGCAGCAGCGCAGCCTCCTGTAGCTGTTACAAAATCCGCCAAGAATATTGAGGTCGCCAGCGCAACCGCACCGGCTGCACCTCAGGCAGCAGCGCCTGAAAAGCCTGCGGCAAAGGGCGATGCCTCGCACGGCAAGGAAGTCTACGGAACCAACTGCTCCATGTGCCACCAGCCCACGCGCGCGGGAATGCCACCCGTCTTCCCATCACTGATTGGAGTGGTGGACCGTGTTGGCGAGAAACACGTCCGCACGGTGGCCAAAGAAGGTATTCCGGATGCGAAGCCCCCAATGCCTCCGCATCCGAACCTGACCGATAAGGACCTGGACGACCTGCTCGCCTTCCTCAAAACCAAGCCATAA
- a CDS encoding ABC transporter permease codes for MALLRQNLIYSGRRFMRMPGVVLAVILSIGIGIAANATIFSMVSTFLLKPAPVGDPGTLIGIHSYERGDRCCNNLTWPLYRDVQERTKSFSGVAAIAELLPASIGGNGEPQRVWGQAATSNFFDVTQLRMPLGRGFRADEENQHVIVLGYNLWKRRFAGDTALIGKVVTVSGQPYTIVGVAPLGFHGVDLLLNPEFWVPLGNMEQLAANISNRTSRNYHWLSVIGRLAPGATQSSAAAELNSLAVDLAKAYPATDKNNNFRIDAAGSLPQSFRSSVVLFLGVLAIVALLVLCIACANVANLMLTQAAARQREMAVRLTLGATRGQLMRQMLTESVVLGLAGGLLGVFLALWATSALSSFHLPAPVPMEIGVSVDWRVLSYACALSLGAGLFFGVAPAWVASNPAIASALKGEDALARPGRRFNLRNMLVVLQIAVSLVLLCVTGLFLRSLNRAAGIDVGFRSQGLLMVSVDPRVHGYSADRTIQFLNELRERAAALPGVTSAVTTDVAPLSMGNRSDGFHEQGVKPTGAEPSVDLYMVSPGYFQTMGIPQLLGTDVSNESATAPKVAVVNQTFVRRVLQGADPVGRSVEGGGVTYRIIGVVGDTKSRTIGEEQRPVLYRPLTQSIGSDPSFLGYSLIVRTSGDEAAVASGVRNIISSLDPAMAVYNAETMQQHLRDALVLPRLAGTLFTIFGSAGLILAAVGLYGVVSYSVRRRRQEIGIRIALGSPLVAVQRLILGQGLRLIAVALVIGFPTAWMAARFARSFLYGVQPHDRATFIAMPLFLAAIALVAAWIPARRAATVDPMTVLHYE; via the coding sequence ATGGCTTTATTGCGCCAGAACCTTATCTATTCCGGCCGCCGGTTTATGCGGATGCCCGGCGTCGTCCTTGCAGTCATCCTGTCCATCGGAATCGGTATTGCCGCAAACGCAACGATTTTCTCGATGGTCAGCACATTTCTGCTGAAACCCGCTCCGGTAGGAGATCCGGGAACGCTGATCGGGATTCATAGCTACGAGCGAGGCGATCGCTGCTGCAATAATCTGACGTGGCCGCTCTATCGTGATGTTCAGGAGCGGACGAAGTCCTTTTCAGGCGTGGCGGCGATTGCTGAGCTACTACCTGCCTCCATCGGCGGGAACGGAGAACCGCAGCGTGTCTGGGGGCAGGCGGCGACTAGCAATTTCTTCGATGTAACGCAGCTCCGTATGCCTCTGGGACGTGGTTTTCGCGCCGATGAGGAAAACCAGCATGTGATCGTGCTGGGCTACAACCTCTGGAAACGGAGATTTGCGGGCGATACAGCCTTAATCGGTAAGGTGGTTACGGTTTCAGGACAGCCATACACAATTGTTGGAGTGGCGCCTCTCGGATTCCATGGAGTTGATCTTCTGCTGAATCCGGAGTTCTGGGTTCCGTTGGGCAATATGGAGCAGCTCGCTGCGAACATCTCGAATCGCACCTCGCGAAACTACCATTGGCTTAGTGTGATCGGCCGCCTTGCTCCCGGTGCGACGCAGAGTTCGGCTGCGGCGGAACTTAACAGCCTTGCTGTCGATCTGGCTAAGGCATATCCAGCAACGGACAAGAACAACAACTTCCGGATTGACGCTGCAGGTTCGCTGCCGCAGAGCTTCCGCTCGTCTGTGGTTCTTTTTCTTGGGGTACTTGCGATCGTCGCCCTCCTGGTCTTGTGCATTGCCTGTGCAAATGTGGCGAATCTTATGCTCACGCAGGCCGCAGCCCGCCAGCGGGAGATGGCGGTCCGGCTCACGCTGGGAGCTACTCGTGGCCAGCTAATGCGCCAGATGCTGACAGAAAGCGTCGTGCTGGGGCTTGCGGGAGGATTGCTCGGCGTCTTCCTTGCCTTGTGGGCAACCTCCGCGCTCTCGTCGTTCCATCTCCCAGCGCCGGTTCCGATGGAGATCGGTGTCAGCGTCGACTGGCGCGTGCTCAGTTATGCCTGCGCACTCAGTCTGGGCGCTGGCTTGTTTTTCGGAGTTGCGCCTGCATGGGTCGCCTCCAATCCCGCCATTGCCAGCGCACTCAAAGGAGAAGACGCGCTCGCCCGCCCTGGAAGGCGGTTCAATCTACGGAACATGTTAGTCGTATTGCAGATAGCCGTCTCGCTGGTGCTGCTATGTGTGACAGGCCTGTTTCTGCGAAGCCTCAATCGCGCGGCGGGAATCGATGTCGGCTTCCGCTCACAGGGATTGCTAATGGTCTCGGTCGATCCTCGGGTCCATGGATATTCAGCAGATCGTACGATTCAATTCTTGAATGAGCTGCGAGAGCGCGCAGCAGCGCTGCCTGGAGTGACTTCGGCCGTGACCACGGATGTCGCTCCGCTGTCGATGGGCAATCGTAGCGATGGATTTCATGAGCAAGGAGTGAAACCAACTGGGGCCGAGCCTTCCGTCGACCTCTACATGGTTTCGCCGGGCTATTTCCAGACAATGGGGATACCTCAGTTGCTTGGTACGGATGTATCGAATGAGTCGGCGACTGCTCCCAAGGTAGCTGTGGTCAACCAGACATTCGTTCGTCGCGTGCTGCAAGGAGCCGATCCCGTCGGCCGCAGTGTCGAAGGAGGTGGAGTAACGTACCGCATCATCGGTGTTGTCGGCGATACCAAATCGCGAACCATTGGCGAGGAACAGCGGCCGGTTCTCTACCGCCCGCTGACGCAGTCTATTGGATCGGATCCATCATTCCTCGGGTACTCGCTGATCGTCCGGACCTCAGGCGATGAAGCGGCTGTGGCATCTGGAGTCCGCAACATCATCTCGTCGCTCGACCCTGCGATGGCGGTCTATAACGCAGAAACCATGCAGCAGCATCTGCGGGATGCACTGGTTCTGCCTCGCCTTGCCGGAACGTTGTTCACCATCTTCGGCAGCGCCGGATTGATTCTGGCAGCAGTCGGGCTGTATGGGGTGGTCAGTTATTCGGTCCGGCGACGTAGGCAGGAGATCGGCATACGGATCGCACTCGGATCTCCGCTTGTGGCTGTGCAGAGACTCATTCTTGGACAAGGGCTACGGCTGATCGCCGTGGCGCTTGTGATCGGATTCCCCACGGCCTGGATGGCGGCTCGATTTGCGCGCAGCTTCCTTTATGGAGTTCAGCCACATGATCGAGCGACGTTTATCGCGATGCCGCTCTTTCTGGCTGCGATCGCTCTAGTGGCCGCCTGGATTCCAGCCCGTCGCGCCGCCACAGTCGATCCAATGACGGTGTTGCATTATGAGTGA
- a CDS encoding phosphatidylinositol-specific phospholipase C1-like protein, with product MLRFLSAGLLAAVSFASFTSWAQTQSAQDKLIHLNQIQVIGTHNSYNLGFAPSEAKYFEQHYPKVYHGVEYHHQTLTRQLDAGVRQLELDIVQDPAGGRFAHPKIVELTKEAGLPADPDFDPNHEWIRPGFKVLHLGDLNQRSACILFTSCLKEIRAWSKAHRGHVPIFLLIEDKQGRLSPLPGAVTAEPWITATWNAMDAEIRSVFKENEIITPDKVRGNAATLEEAVLAGKWPTLANARGKVVFLLYNRKSAPAYLEGHAMMKGRVLFVNGRPGEPEAGFVEQDQGKADEISALVKKGYLVRTRADFNTDQGRTNDTTRKDETLRSGAQMVSTDFPVSEPAPWTGYTVGLPNGLAARCNPINAPAGCRDELIEKKK from the coding sequence ATGTTGCGTTTTCTCTCAGCGGGATTGTTGGCAGCTGTATCCTTTGCGTCTTTTACATCCTGGGCGCAGACACAAAGCGCGCAGGATAAGCTGATTCACCTGAATCAGATCCAGGTGATTGGCACGCACAACAGCTACAACCTGGGTTTCGCCCCCAGCGAGGCGAAGTATTTTGAACAGCACTACCCCAAGGTTTACCACGGGGTGGAGTATCACCATCAGACACTGACCCGACAGCTCGATGCCGGTGTGCGCCAGCTTGAACTGGACATTGTGCAGGATCCCGCAGGAGGACGTTTTGCGCATCCGAAGATTGTCGAGCTGACAAAGGAGGCCGGACTGCCCGCCGATCCAGACTTCGACCCGAACCATGAATGGATCCGGCCGGGATTCAAGGTGCTGCACCTGGGCGACCTGAATCAGCGGAGCGCCTGCATCCTGTTCACCTCATGTCTGAAGGAGATTCGCGCATGGTCGAAGGCGCATCGGGGGCACGTGCCGATTTTTCTGCTGATCGAGGACAAGCAGGGCAGATTGAGCCCCTTGCCCGGTGCAGTCACGGCCGAACCCTGGATCACTGCGACCTGGAATGCGATGGACGCGGAGATTCGCTCGGTGTTCAAGGAAAACGAGATTATTACCCCGGATAAGGTGCGCGGTAACGCGGCGACGTTGGAAGAAGCCGTGTTGGCAGGTAAATGGCCAACCCTGGCCAACGCTCGGGGCAAGGTGGTGTTTCTGCTCTACAACCGTAAGTCGGCTCCGGCATATCTTGAAGGCCACGCGATGATGAAGGGCCGCGTGCTGTTTGTGAATGGAAGACCGGGAGAGCCGGAGGCAGGCTTTGTCGAGCAGGACCAGGGCAAGGCCGACGAGATCTCTGCGCTGGTGAAGAAAGGCTATCTGGTGCGGACGCGCGCAGACTTCAACACCGACCAAGGAAGGACCAATGACACCACTCGCAAGGACGAGACGCTCAGAAGCGGAGCCCAGATGGTCAGTACGGACTTTCCTGTCAGCGAGCCCGCACCGTGGACGGGATATACGGTGGGTCTGCCGAATGGCCTTGCAGCGCGATGCAATCCGATCAACGCGCCAGCCGGATGCCGGGACGAGCTGATCGAAAAGAAAAAGTAA
- a CDS encoding ABC transporter permease, with the protein MEFKEAVKIALQSLWSNKLRSILTLLGVVIGVSSVIAVVTLVNGANTFVTTKLSNYGADVFTVSKMPQIITSAEEYQRFQKRKNILFDDYKYVAENCKHCVGIGAQQAVTGKIVRGTQSTTDTTIRGYTWQMPSLQNLNIVQGRGFTEADEEHASRVAVIGTDIQDHLFAGIDPIGQELRVDGVPYTVIGISEKQGSTFGASQDNWVAVPLTSFQKNYGTMKTLTIYVKAGAAGSVLETAADEVRVLVRAKRHDGPGTPDSFELDTNNTLVGFFSMIASSFGAVAGGIALIALIVGGIVIMNIMLVSVTERTREIGIRKALGARPKDIMLQFLIESGTMAFVGGIFGVMGGIIVAEVITIVAGFPSTIALWSVLAGLVMAAGTGVFFGVYPARKAAMLDPIVALRAE; encoded by the coding sequence ATGGAATTCAAGGAAGCCGTCAAGATTGCTCTGCAATCCCTGTGGTCCAATAAGCTGCGTTCCATCCTGACGCTCCTCGGCGTTGTGATCGGAGTGTCCAGCGTGATCGCCGTTGTTACGCTGGTCAACGGCGCGAACACCTTTGTTACCACCAAGCTTTCCAACTATGGCGCCGATGTCTTCACGGTGTCCAAAATGCCGCAGATCATCACCAGCGCGGAAGAGTATCAGCGGTTCCAGAAGCGCAAGAACATCCTCTTCGACGATTACAAGTACGTCGCTGAGAACTGCAAACATTGCGTTGGCATTGGAGCGCAGCAGGCGGTCACGGGAAAGATTGTGCGAGGGACGCAGTCGACGACCGATACCACCATCCGCGGGTATACCTGGCAGATGCCATCGCTGCAGAACCTGAATATCGTGCAGGGACGCGGCTTCACCGAGGCCGACGAAGAGCATGCCTCTCGCGTGGCCGTCATTGGAACCGATATTCAGGACCACCTCTTTGCGGGCATCGATCCGATAGGCCAGGAGCTGCGCGTCGATGGCGTTCCCTATACGGTCATTGGCATTAGCGAAAAGCAAGGGAGTACCTTCGGGGCGAGCCAGGACAACTGGGTTGCTGTGCCGCTCACCTCGTTCCAGAAAAACTATGGAACGATGAAAACCCTTACGATCTATGTAAAAGCAGGAGCGGCAGGTTCAGTGCTCGAGACGGCCGCCGATGAGGTGCGGGTCTTGGTGCGGGCCAAGCGTCACGATGGCCCGGGAACGCCCGACTCCTTCGAGCTGGACACCAACAATACGCTGGTGGGCTTTTTCAGCATGATTGCCAGTTCATTTGGAGCGGTCGCGGGCGGCATCGCGCTGATCGCTTTGATCGTCGGTGGCATCGTCATCATGAACATCATGCTGGTCTCTGTGACCGAGCGCACGCGCGAGATCGGAATCCGAAAGGCGCTTGGTGCGCGGCCGAAGGACATCATGTTGCAGTTTTTGATCGAATCGGGAACGATGGCCTTTGTCGGCGGCATCTTCGGCGTCATGGGCGGCATCATCGTGGCCGAGGTGATTACGATCGTGGCCGGCTTTCCGTCAACCATCGCGCTATGGAGCGTGCTTGCCGGTCTAGTGATGGCCGCGGGCACGGGAGTCTTCTTCGGCGTCTATCCAGCGCGGAAGGCTGCAATGCTCGACCCCATTGTGGCGTTAAGGGCAGAGTAA